In the genome of Coregonus clupeaformis isolate EN_2021a chromosome 1, ASM2061545v1, whole genome shotgun sequence, one region contains:
- the c1h10orf88 gene encoding ATPase PAAT: MASIDVSTSEDGPVNGHTSWACKSQERQLSDILLPVQSSDNTDISQIDRDTPNGCVPVLLEQIEEGSPCVITLCCAPHCPALITSLLVTSEARTIEVYSQAGDYCGTCRGERDPNAQPDSAERGPFYRNHLILESPTTSCEVKLLSLGGRGSVAVARVVMGLQTMTSADCSLSLGPSIDMLRVQSMMEEMGTSLSPGAQSLMNMVQFQQKNKADSLSGFLPFLLGSGALSALAKGTNGPSEATADIQQPSVNTSFQPDKMSDSASSDPFPQSRAASNTHTSLADMMSPFLNGQPGGRRPCIGPDMLPMLQSVCGQVTQLRIEDASKTSSGPRQEHVCCRELEQVMERRLGQMERRLMEHMDQRLDALQLRLETALLQTLDLPLSHLKTTAPMLDQPQALH, translated from the exons ATGGCCAGTATTGATGTGAGCACAAGCGAAGATGGACCTGTCAACGGGCACACGTCATGGGCTTGCAAATCACAGGAGCGCCAACTCTCTGACATCCTTCTCCCAGTACAATCAAGTGACAACACTGACATCAGTCAGATCGACAGAGACACACCAAACGG GTGTGTTCCAGTGCTCCTGGAGCAGATAGAGGAGGGGTCTCCGTGTGTCATCACCCTGTGCTGTGCACCCCACTGCCCTGCCCTCATCACCAGCCTGCTGGTGACCAGCGAGGCCCGCACAATTGAGGTCTACTCCCAGGCTGGGGACTACTGTGGCACCTGCCGCGGGGAGAGAGACCCCAACGCACAGCCTGACAG TGCAGAGAGAGGACCCTTCTACAGGAATCACTTAATATTGGAGTCCCCTACCACATCATGTGAGGTGAAG CTGCTGTCTCTTGGTGGGCGAGGGAGCGTGGCTGTGGCTCGGGTCGTGATGGGCCTGCAGACAATGACATCTGCGGACTGCTCTCTGAGCCTGGGGCCCAGCATCGACATGCTCCGTGTGCAGTCCATGATGGAGGAAATGGGCACCAGCCTCTCACCGGGGGCCCAGAGCCTAATGAACATGGTCCAGTTTCAGCAGAAG AACAAAGCTGACTCACTGAGTGGGTTTCTGCCCTTCCTCTTGGGCAGTGGGGCTCTCTCTGCTCTTGCTAAAGGAACTAACGGACCCTCTGAAGCTACAGCTGACATTCAACAGCCTTCAGTCAACACCAGCTTCCAGCCAGACAAGATGTCTGACTCTGCCTCCTCAGATCCATTTCCCCAGTCTCGGGCAGCCTCCAATACTCACACCAGCCTGGCAGACATGATGTCACCCTTCCTTAATGGCCAGCCAGGAGGACGGAGGCCCTGCATCGGCCCAGACATGCTCCCTATGCTACAGAGTGTGTGTGGGCAGGTGACACAGCTCCGCATCGAGGACGCCTCAAAGACATCCAGTGGCCCGCG GCAGGagcatgtctgctgcagagagctGGAGCAGGTTATGGAGAGACGTCTGGGCCAGATGGAGAGGAGGCTGATGGAACACATGGACCAGCGGCTTGACGCCCTGCAACTGCGCCTGGAAACGGCCTTACTGCAGACCCTGGACCTTCCCCTTAGCCACCTCAAGACCACAGCACCCATGCTTGACCAGCCTCAGGCCCTGCACTAA